In Drosophila subpulchrella strain 33 F10 #4 breed RU33 chromosome 3R, RU_Dsub_v1.1 Primary Assembly, whole genome shotgun sequence, the following are encoded in one genomic region:
- the LOC119545756 gene encoding leucine-rich repeat serine/threonine-protein kinase 1 isoform X4, whose product MSDSDEDAREEVRQIKHGELRTAVSAGDERTVRVLLAALGTERQIIVNMAPSGANTLLFIACQSGYESITQRLLDAGADGRSHAVTKYSPLYAAVHSGHLGIARLMLDRFPELIQQPTVERWLPLHAACINGHIKLLELLISYSYPDYLYQTYREEEGQWEWRLPFDANAHDVTGQTSLYIASILGNKQLVGVLLKWQLQCRRTMGDSASSVSTPITPTRKRISFGIQAIMSKLHISGESEGPDDQAAQESNECQRCPINVNLLCGAARETALLAAVRGGHLDVVQSLLQHGANPNIVAKPVEDHNDPKCCEEIYGLSNVPIAEACKQRSLAMLDLLLKHGARDDNGSAIGMAMTGGDEAILSRLLARRVHPDSDYKINKKGLPTPVEVNVFLPSTSNISYSAMFPNVPTIIDWHSMGSSVQLSVVRVPWMVSGVLLLNPKLQSHPRLNEVALTAITRIDFSHNVLTAIPQELFHLVSLKYLNVAQNKITDLPAPLGKSYGCPVLDELFLQDNQLTTLPAAIFHLPALSILDVSNNKLQQLPFDLWRAPKLRELNVAFNLLRDLPVPPMQTSSSLLSLDKLQLQPFEEPQSNKPRNVSQQRLTHRNLWSSSLDITDNDMKWQHEQDFGDGKTPGVGSSQLSSLNIANNLFTSIPAALPCLAVNLTRLNMSYNSLRSMGHVTSYPATLKQLDLSHNEISCWPSLPRITESDPHLLCYSCVQLPEGREEEQAYKTNSSKGSSSSSTSFRASVLKSVCRHRRHLRLEALRTLILADNLLTRIQLSTDDATTVFNESEDADWSVVGVNRSKVIFPNLSMLDMTNNCLKEIPASLHELSSLSVLNISGNVNITELPPHLGLLSRLWNLNTRGCLLQEPLRSMIESKKHKTMDIVGYLKSIYEDAQPYARMKLMVVGVAGIGKSTLLDLLRQGAGSGSSSSSHRSRASENHWAKRMGHARSTSRTHRHSSASSANISTVGVDIGTWICEKRKRAPGSHGPVVFRTWDFGGQKEYYATHQYFLSKRSLYLVLWRISDGHKGLAELLQWLGNIQARAPNSPVIIVGTHFDAVGESISPQKAEQLQQLIREKFIAIPDAEKIGLPRVIDSIEISCRTLHNIHLLANIIYDTSMQLRSPGSKEPMLLQKIPASYIALEDIVNVIACNLRAAGRDPVLDGEQYRRLVTEQMRLHNYKSFRDAAELQQATTWCHENGVLLHYDDATLRDYYFLDPQWLCDMLAHVVTVREINPFAPTGVMKLDDLQLLFRSAQVQGNGNRSYIVSLLNKFEVALTWDSRTLLIPSLLPLQEAATPNSGSTVKLSQRSRGRSLGCSVSQEVNLNNLIYEQRSAHTSPSSSVTASQGLRRILLMTYFPSGFWSRLITRILADEQIIEAIRGSYVALQDYVDFDLRTSLEQDTQWNLWQTGLALYYGHILIFKIWEVPFQSTERTQPFRTNGNRFKLKLDGIWSDVNLSSSSILEVYFPLHDVNISQEVDNRERQLLAELQPHMSQVAKLLALTVDHIDLLLEDWYPSLGTRFVHTSEGRFLITRLVLCPRCLWKLQLQHSNEPADRDLPAMGCNRPSRSSRRGAGAYFLHGVGDPGEDGALNVFSAYLNATARRERRSEDSLNAGSDADSGVGPDSAGSSRNTSVDGHPGYHLPDNSNVCYAWMIEECILSVYNQSKISCPVHLEQSMAQLAPDVIFADIPDKHTIPSECIIKGSLLGRGAFGFVFKANCKVRGARSFKPVAMKMLQPVPPGARAKESALMAFKVAVGKWDRDPLQHSCKAYCTARQELAVLLTLKHPNIVPLVGICIKPLALVLELAPLGGLDVLLRQYRRSGAHMGPHTFQTLVLQAARAIEYLHRRRIIYRDLKSENVLVWELPQPHTEDSPRNHVHIKIADYGISRQTAPSGAKGFGGTEGFMAPEIIRYNGEEEYTEKVDCFSFGMFIYENISLRQPFEGHESIKECILEGSRPALTQRETQFPTCCLDLMVLCWHEQPRRRPTASQIVSILSAPECIHLLDVVAMPHSEKIVCGVFQSMVGAGDEERCGLELWLPSFGSRIDILDCTPSGSLLQCNSISCSPQPQVAPPKTPENGAHSRARSAQRLPKMNMLCCCLVGDAIWMGDVSGNLHAYSTSSYAHLFSYMLDPAIKSAVISLVYMERIARVAVGTHNGRVFLVDATQVPSNCAFAEGSFVLTEICSGFVLHAACSVFVDGNYELWCGEIAGKINVFPLNETGVSGHQALCHSEEPNLIEDVKVARMCSNDSHVFSCLYPGCMVYQWGVVSKRIENKLDCSKLLPCSESLQSIAIDEHVNLIKCQISALAAHNTELYIGTTWGCLIVAELHTLRPISVFRPYENEIKSIITLSNDNVPLIATIGRRYRSLISRYVDSAETSSMCSAVSTPTHGAAKLVPPADVDNHIHCLLWRAKHWT is encoded by the exons ATGAGCGACTCCGATGAAG ATGCGCGGGAGGAAGTGCGTCAGATCAAGCATGGAGAACTCCGAACGGCGGTGAGCGCCGGAGATGAGCGGACTGTGCGGGTCCTGCTGGCGGCCCTGGGAACTGAGCGGCAGATTATAGTCAATATGGCTCCTTCTGGGGCCAATACCCTGTTGTTCAT AGCCTGCCAGTCTGGTTACGAGAGCATCACCCAGCGACTGCTAGATGCTGGGGCGGATGGACGCTCCCACGCCGTCACCAAGTACTCACCCCTGTACGCCGCCGTCCACAGCGGACACTTGGGCATCGCCCGGCTGATGCTGGACCGCTTCCCAGAACTCATCCAGCAACCAACTGTAGAGCGCTGGCTGCCACTGCACGCGGCCTGCATCAATGGACACATCAAGCTGTTGGAACTCCTCATAAGCTACAGCTATCCCGACTACCTCTATCAGACATATCGTGAAGAGGAGGGTCAGTGGGAGTGGCGGCTGCCCTTCGACGCCAACGCCCACGACGTGACAGGTCAGACCAGTCTGTATATAGCCAGCATCCTGGGCAACAAGCAACTGGTTGGAGTGCTTCTCAAGTGGCAACTCCAATGCCGGCGCACGATGGGCGATTCCGCCAGCTCGGTGAGCACTCCCATCACGCCCACCAGAAAACGCATTTCGTTTGGCATTCAGGCCATCATGTCAAAGCTGCACATATCTGGGGAGTCGGAGGGACCCGATGACCAGGCTGCCCAAGAGTCCAACGAATGCCAAAGGTGTCCCATTAACGTTAATCTGCTGTGTGGGGCGGCGAGGGAAACGGCTTTGCTAGCGGCGGTTAGAGGCGGTCATCTCGACGTGGTTCAGTCTCTGCTTCAGCACGGAGCGAATCCGAATATTGTGGCCAAGCCAGTTGAAGATCACAACGACCCAAAGTGTTGCGAGGAAATCTACGGACTGAGCAATGTCCCCATTGCAGAGGCCTGCAAGCAAAGGTCGTTGGCCATGTTGGATCTCTTGCTGAAACATGGAGCCCGTGATGACAATGGTTCGGCCATAGGAATGGCTATGACCGGCGGCGACGAGGCCATCCTAAGCCGCCTCCTGGCACGCCGCGTTCATCCGGACTCTGATTACAAGATTAACAAGAAGGGCCTTCCCACACCTGTGGAGGTGAACGTGTTTTTGCCGTCCACCAGCAACATATCCTACAGCGCCATGTTTCCCAACGTACCCACCATCATCGACTGGCACAGCATGGGCTCCAGTGTGCAATTGTCTGTGGTAAGAGTTCCCTGGATGGTCAGTGGTGTGTTGCTGCTGAATCCCAAGTTGCAATCTCATCCCCGACTCAATGAGGTTGCTCTGACCGCTATCACGAGAATTGACTTTTCGCACAATGTTCTCACGGCAATTCCACAGGAGTTGTTTCATCTGGTTAGTCTAAA ATATCTGAATGTGGCTCAAAATAAGATCACCGATCTGCCTGCGCCGCTGGGTAAGTCATATGGTTGCCCGGTTCTGGATGAGCTTTTCCTGCAGGACAACCAATTGACAACTCTGCCGGCCGCCATCTTTCACCTACCCGCCCTATCTATTCTGGATGTTTCGAATAACAAACTCCAACAGCTCCCCTTCGACTTGTGGCGTGCGCCTAAGCTGCGCGAACTGAACGTGGCCTTCAACCTATTGAGGGATCTTCCTGTGCCGCCGATGCAAACGAGCAGTTCACTTCTCAGCCTGGACAAACTGCAGCTGCAGCCCTTCGAGGAGCCACAGTCAAATAAACCGCGAAATGTGTCGCAGCAGCGGCTAACCCATCGCAATCTCTGGTCGTCATCTTTGGACATAACCGACAATGACATGAAGTGGCAGCATGAGCAGGATTTCGGCGATGGGAAGACACCTGGTGTGGGCTCCTCTCAGCTAAGTAGCCTGAATATAGCAAATAATCTATTCACCAGTATTCCCGCTGCTCTGCCCTGCCTGGCGGTCAATTTGACCCGGCTAAATATGTCGTACAACAGTCTGCGTTCCATGGGACATGTTACAAGCTATCCGGCCACACTGAAGCAGTTGGATCTAAGCCACAATGAGATCTCTTGCTGGCCAAGTTTGCCACGGATAACCGAATCGGATCCGCACCTACTGTGCTACAGTTGTGTCCAGCTGCCGGAAGGTCGGGAGGAGGAGCAAGCTTACAAAACGAATTCCTCAAAGGGCAGCAGCTCCTCCTCCACATCCTTTCGTGCCTCTGTGTTGAAGAGCGTTTGCCGGCACAGGCGTCATCTGCGCCTGGAGGCACTACGCACTTTGATCCTGGCGGACAACCTACTTACCCGCATCCAGCTGTCAACTGATGACGCCACAACGGTGTTCAACGAAAGCGAGGACGCCGACTGGAGTGTGGTAGGCGTGAACCGGTCAAAGGTGATATTTCCCAACCTGTCTATGCTAGATATGACCAACAACTGCCTAAAGGAGATTCCCGCCTCTTTGCACGAACTGAGCAGTCTGTCAGTATTGAATATAAGTGGCAACGTGAATATCACGGAGCTGCCGCCGCATTTGGGTCTTCTCTCACGGCTCTGGAATCTTAATACGCGCGGCTGCCTCCTGCAGGAGCCATTGCGTTCCATGATCGAGAGCAAGAAGCACAAGACAATGGACATCGTTGGATACCTGAAGTCTATTTATGAAGATGCTCAGCCGTATGCGCGGATGAAGCTTAtggtggtgggtgtggctggAATCGGAAAGAGCACCCTACTCGACTTGCTGCGCCAGGGAGCGGGCTCAGGCTCTAGTTCGAGTTCTCACCGATCTCGCGCCAGCGAAAATCATTGGGCCAAGCGGATGGGACACGCTCGGAGCACATCTAGAACACACCGTCACTCATCTGCCTCCAGCGCAAACATATCAACGGTTGGCGTGGACATCGGAACCTGGATTTGTGAGAAGCGGAAGAGGGCGCCCGGCTCTCATGGCCCGGTGGTGTTCCGAACTTGGGATTTTGGCGGCCAGAAGGAGTACTACGCCACCCACCAGTACTTCTTGTCCAAGAGGAGTCTTTACTTGGTGCTGTGGCGCATCAGCGACGGTCACAAGGGCCTGGCGGAGTTGCTGCAGTGGCTGGGCAATATTCAAGCTAGAgctccaaactctcctgtaATTATTGTGGGCACACATTTTGATGCAGTCGGGGAATCCATCTCTCCTCAGAAGGCAGAGCAATTGCAGCAACTGATTCGTGAAAAGTTCATCGCTATTCCTGATGCGGAAAAAATTGGACTGCCGCGGGTGATTGACTCCATCGAAATAAGTTGTCG AACCTTGCACAACATCCATTTATTGGCCAACATCATTTACGACACCTCCATGCAACTGCGATCGCCGGGATCCAAGGAGCCAATGCTGCTGCAGAAGATTCCAGCCAGCTACATTGCCCTGGAGGACATTGTAAATGTAATTGCTTGCAATTTGCGCGCGGCTGGCCGAGATCCCGTCCTGGATGGTGAGCAGTACAGACGCTTGGTCACCGAACAGATGCGACTGCATAACTACAAGAGCTTTCGGGATGCCGCTGAGCTGCAGCAGGCTACCACATGGTGCCACGAAAACGGAGTTCTGTTGCACTACGATGATGCCACGCTCAGGGACTACTACTTCCTCGATCCGCAGTGGCTGTGCGACATGCTGGCCCATGTGGTCACCGTGCGGGAGATCAATCCATTTGCTCCCACGGGTGTGATGAAGTTGGATGATCTTCAGCTGCTGTTTCGTAGTGCGCAAGTTCAAGGAAATGGAAACAGGAG TTACATTGTCAGCTTATTGAACAAGTTCGAGGTGGCATTAACGTGGGACTCGCGAACGCTACTCATTCCCTCTCTGTTGCCATTGCAAGAGGCAGCTACACCCAATTCTGGAAGCACAGTAAAACTTTCGCAACGTTCCCGCGGTCGTAGTTTAGGGTGCTCTGTCTCACAAGAAGTCAATCTTAATAATCTGATCTATGAGCAGAGGTCAGCACATACTTCGCCATCATCTTCTGTTACTGCTAGCCAGGGACTGCGTCGCATTCTTTTGATGACTTACTTCCCGTCCGGTTTCTGGTCGAGATTAATTACGCGGATTCTGGCTGATGAGCAGATAATTGAGGCGATTCGAGGCTCTTATGTGGCCTTACAAGAT TACGTGGATTTCGATTTGCGCACTTCGTTGGAGCAGGATACCCAGTGGAATCTGTGGCAGACAGGCCTAGCACTTTACTATGGACATATCCTAATATTCAAAATCTGGGAAGTACCGTTTCAAAGCACTGAGCGTACCCAACCTTTCCGCACTAACGGAAATCGCTTTAAGCTAAAGTTAGATGGTATCTGGAGTGATGTGAATTTGAGCTCCTCCAGCATTCTGGAAGTTTACTTTCCACTTCATGATGTGAACATTTCCCAGGAAGTGGATAACCGGGAACGTCAGTTGCTGGCCGAGCTACAGCCACACATGTCCCAGGTGGCCAAGTTGTTGGCCCTGACTGTGGATCATATTGATTTGCTTTTAGAGGACTGGTATCCTTCGCTGGGAACGCGGTTTGTGCACACTTCGGAGGGTCGTTTTCTAATCACTCGATTGGTGTTGTGTCCGCGATGCCTTTGgaagttgcagttgcagcacAGCAACGAGCCCGCGGACCGGGATCTACCTGCCATGGGATGCAATAGACCAAGCCGAAGTAGCAGACGCGGAGCGGGAGCATACTTTCTGCACGGTGTTGGTGATCCCGGTGAGGATGGTGCTTTGAACGTGTTCTCGGCTTATCTTAACGCCACAGCAAGGAGGGAGCGCAGATCAGAGGATTCTTTGAACGCTGGCTCGGATGCAGATTCGGGAGTGGGTCCTGATTCCGCTGGGTCTTCTCGCAACACTTCGGTGGACGGTCATCCTGGCTATCACCTGCCCGATAACTCAAATGTATGCTACGCCTGGATGATTGAGGAGTGCATTTTGTCAGTTTACAATCAAAGCAAGATCAGCTGTCCTGTCCATCTTGAACAGTCGATGGCTCAGCTAGCTCCGGATGTCATATTTGCCGATATACCCGATAAGCACACTATTCCTAGCGAGTGCATCATTAAGGGATCGCTGCTTGGTCGAGGAGCTTTTGGGTTTGTCTTCAAAGCAAACTGCAAGGTAAGGGGCGCTAGGTCATTTAAACCGGTGGCCATGAAAATGCTTCAGCCAGTTCCACCCGGAGCTCGGGCCAAGGAG aGCGCTTTAATGGCCTTCAAGGTGGCCGTGGGCAAGTGGGACCGCGATCCATTGCAGCATTCCTGCAAGGCTTACTGTACAGCTCGCCAGGAACTGGCAGTACTTCTAACCCTAAAGCACCCAAACATTGTGCCCTTGGTTGGGATCTGCATTAAACCATTAGCTCTGGTTCTTGAACTAGCTCCCCTGGGTGGTCTGGACGTTTTGCTTCGACAATACCGACGCAGTGGTGCCCACATGGGACCGCATACGTTTCAGACCCTTGTACTGCAGGCGGCTCGGGCAATAGAGTATCTGCATCGCAGAAGAATCATCTACCGCGATCTGAAGTCGGAAAATGTTCTGGTTTGGGAGCTTCCACAACCTCACACAGAGGACAGCCCACGAAACCATGTGCATATTAAGATTGCCGACTATGGAATCAGCAGGCAGACAGCTCCCAGCGGAGCAAAGGGATTCGGAGGCACCGAGGGCTTCATGGCTCCCGAGATAATACGCTACAATGGTGAGGAGGAATATACTGAGAAG GTGGACTGCTTCTCCTTTGGCATGTTCATATACGAGAATATCAGTTTACGACAACCTTTTGAGGGTCACGAATCCATTAAAGAGTGCATTCTGGAAGGGAGTCGGCCTGCCCTGACGCAGAGAGAAACCCAGTTTCCAACCTGTTGTTTGGATCTCATGGTCTTGTGTTGGCACGAACAGCCGCGCCGCAGACCCACGGCGAGTCAGATTGTTTCTATACTCAGTGCCCCGGAGTGCATCCACCTGCTGGATGTTGTTGCCATGCCTCATAGCGAAAAGATTGTATGTGGAGTGTTTCAGTCGATGGTCGGCGCCGGTGATGAGGAACGGTGCGGCCTAGAGCTGTGGCTTCCCTCCTTCGGTTCCCGCATAGACATTCTGGACTGCACACCATCGGGCAGCCTGCTGCAGTGCAACAGCATCAGTTGTTCTCCGCAGCCACAGGTTGCCCCGCCCAAGACTCCCGAAAACGGCGCCCACTCACGTGCTCGTTCAGCTCAACGCTTGCCCAAGATGAACATGCTGTGCTGCTGTCTGGTGGGCGACGCCATCTGGATGGGCGACGTTTCCGGCAACCTGCATGCTTATAGCACGTCTAGCTACGCCCACTTGTTTTCATACATGCTCGATCCGGCCATTAAGTCAGCTGTGATCAGTCTGGTCTACATGGAACGGATAGCTCGCGTGGCGGTGGGTACACACAATGGTCGAGTGTTCCTGGTAGACGCTACTCAAGTTCCAAGCAATTGCGCCTTTGCTGAGGGCTCCTTTGTGCTCACGGAGATCTGTTCTGGATTTGTTTTGCACGCTGCCTGTTCAGTTTTTGTAGATGG AAACTACGAATTGTGGTGCGGCGAAATAGCCGGAAAGATAAATGTATTTCCGTTAAATGAGACCGGAGTGTCTGGCCACCAGGCTTTGTGCCACAGTGAAGAACCTAATCTGATCGAGGACGTCAAGGTGGCTCGCATGTGCAGCAATGACAGTCACGTATTCAGTTGCCTGTATCCCGGCTGCATGGTATACCAGTGGGGTGTGGTGTCGAAACGTATTGAAAACAAGCTGGACTGCTCCAAGCTGCTGCCCTGTTCTGAGTCCCTGCAAAGCATCGCTATAGATGAACATGTGAACCTGATAAAGTGCCAAATTTCGGCGCTGGCGGCTCATAATACGGAGCTGTATATCGGAACCACCTGGGGTTGCTTAATAGTTGCCGAGCTGCACACCCTGCGTCCTATCAGTGTTTTTCGACCCTATGAAAATGAG ATTAAATCCATAATAACGCTTTCTAATGACAATGTGCCCTTGATCGCCACGATCGGTAGACGGTATCGCTCTCTGATCTCACGCTACGTCGACTCCGCAGAGACATCCAGCATGTGCTCTGCCGTCAGTACACCCACACATGGTGCAGCCAAATTAGTTCCACCGGCGGATGTGGACAATCACATCCATTGCCTGCTGTGGCGCGCCAAGCACTGGACCTAA